A region from the Halobacillus mangrovi genome encodes:
- a CDS encoding M20 metallopeptidase family protein: MWDTIFQAIDDQYEQMVETRRHLHRHPEVSFKEEKTAQFIIGTYKRLGLPYQCKVGGNGVIATLEGGKPGKTVALRADFDALPIQEENEVSYKSKNDGAMHACGHDGHTAALLGLAEALLPFKEDLPGTIVFLHQHAEEYAPGGAKPILETGALEHVDAVFGTHIWVNTPVGVIQASKGPFMAGADRFEIKIQGKGGHGAQPHQTKDAIVIASQLVTSLQQVVSRRVDPLKTAVLSVGTFEAGHTFNIIADSAELTGTVRTFDHEVQELIIDEMEKIIKGTCESNSADYEFNYHKGYPPVVNHETEAELILQRSHEADPSLQTEEIEPVMAGEDFAYYLLDKPGAFYFTGGQIPDHYYPHHHPKFDFDEKALNYAAKTLLQAYRSYQEQV, encoded by the coding sequence ATGTGGGACACAATTTTCCAAGCGATTGATGACCAGTATGAGCAGATGGTTGAAACACGAAGACACTTACACCGGCACCCTGAGGTGTCTTTCAAAGAAGAAAAAACGGCTCAGTTCATTATAGGTACATACAAAAGACTGGGGTTACCTTATCAATGCAAAGTTGGCGGCAATGGTGTGATTGCTACCCTTGAAGGAGGAAAACCGGGGAAAACAGTAGCTTTAAGGGCAGATTTTGATGCCCTTCCGATTCAAGAAGAAAATGAAGTCAGCTATAAATCGAAGAACGATGGAGCTATGCATGCTTGTGGTCATGATGGGCACACAGCTGCCCTACTAGGATTGGCTGAAGCCTTACTCCCATTTAAAGAAGACCTCCCCGGTACAATTGTTTTTCTTCATCAGCATGCCGAGGAATACGCCCCAGGCGGAGCCAAACCAATTCTTGAAACAGGAGCTTTGGAACACGTCGATGCTGTATTTGGTACGCACATTTGGGTGAATACCCCTGTTGGTGTCATCCAAGCTTCTAAAGGTCCATTCATGGCAGGTGCCGATCGTTTTGAAATTAAGATTCAAGGGAAAGGCGGTCATGGAGCTCAACCCCACCAAACTAAAGACGCTATTGTAATCGCTTCTCAGCTTGTCACCTCTCTACAACAAGTGGTAAGTCGTAGGGTAGATCCTTTAAAAACTGCCGTTCTATCCGTGGGAACATTCGAAGCTGGGCATACATTTAACATCATAGCTGATTCAGCTGAATTGACAGGTACAGTCCGGACCTTTGATCATGAGGTCCAAGAACTGATCATTGATGAGATGGAAAAAATTATTAAAGGCACTTGCGAAAGCAATAGTGCGGACTATGAATTCAATTATCATAAAGGGTATCCTCCTGTCGTCAACCATGAAACAGAAGCTGAGCTGATTTTACAACGATCACACGAAGCAGACCCATCACTGCAGACGGAGGAAATTGAACCCGTAATGGCTGGAGAGGATTTTGCTTATTATTTACTAGATAAACCAGGTGCTTTTTATTTCACTGGCGGGCAAATTCCGGATCATTATTATCCACACCATCATCCTAAATTTGACTTTGATGAGAAAGCTTTAAATTATGCCGCAAAAACACTTCTGCAAGCTTACAGAAGCTACCAGGAGCAAGTATAA
- a CDS encoding EcsC family protein: protein MDYETKVKKEAERWSRSLEKRSSVLQRTSKRFQSSINQKIPDQIHNVVTESIRKMIEVSLTTSEYIRPVDLNTSMSFQEREQLVTERLDQYKKTAAFEGAGTGFGGFWLGAADFPLLLSIKMKFIFDAGQIYGLDVRKYEERVFLLHLFMLAFSSDEARENVRGKVLNWNHLDRKQKHMDWRTLQIEYRDTLDFVKLFQLIPGFGAVVGYVANGRMLEHLGETTMNACRLRLL, encoded by the coding sequence ATGGATTACGAAACAAAGGTGAAAAAAGAGGCAGAACGCTGGAGTCGTTCCTTAGAAAAAAGGTCGTCCGTGTTGCAGCGGACATCTAAACGATTTCAATCCTCAATCAACCAAAAGATACCTGACCAAATTCACAACGTTGTCACAGAAAGCATTAGAAAAATGATTGAAGTGTCACTGACGACTTCTGAATATATACGTCCTGTCGATTTAAATACATCAATGTCATTTCAAGAAAGAGAACAGCTAGTGACAGAAAGACTGGACCAATATAAAAAGACAGCTGCTTTCGAAGGGGCAGGTACCGGCTTCGGGGGATTCTGGTTAGGGGCAGCGGACTTCCCATTATTATTAAGTATTAAAATGAAATTTATATTTGATGCCGGGCAGATTTATGGACTGGATGTTCGTAAGTATGAGGAACGTGTCTTCTTGCTTCACCTATTCATGCTTGCCTTCTCAAGTGATGAGGCTAGGGAGAATGTAAGGGGGAAGGTGTTGAATTGGAATCATCTAGATAGGAAACAGAAGCACATGGATTGGAGAACTCTCCAAATCGAGTATAGAGATACGCTTGATTTTGTGAAGTTATTTCAATTGATTCCAGGTTTTGGAGCTGTTGTTGGTTACGTAGCTAATGGCAGAATGCTGGAACATTTAGGGGAGACGACAATGAACGCTTGCCGCCTCCGTTTATTATGA
- a CDS encoding ABC transporter permease: MINAKELWTRRFSEHMKETSRYLKYIFNGHIAFAMLFFISALAYYYQQWLLDLPENFPTAVITGFAFGLFASYSPVRTLLKEPDLVFLLPAEFQLNDYFKRCLYYSFIVQLYVVFLIAAALGPLYFATFPELGTEYYLMMIGVVLIIKGWNMLSNWWMLKERNPRIRWTDQIVKAVLNVVIFYFLSKGEWVFASIVTVLLVVVVLYTYTLARQKAGLAWDLLVEKDQQRMRTFYRIANMFTNVPHLKNTVKKRHTLVRALVSQIPYRQDRTYTYLFRITFTRSSDYLGMYFRLVIIGGLAIWFVPNVWVKIAFAILFLYLSAFQMMTLWNHHRTIVWLDLYPVRQEWKQQALLQWLRQLMLFQTFLFGLLFLLQWNPLGLAIVWAGGSLFSFAFINAYVKPRLS; encoded by the coding sequence ATGATTAACGCAAAAGAGCTTTGGACCCGTCGGTTTTCAGAGCATATGAAAGAGACAAGCCGTTACTTGAAATATATCTTCAATGGTCACATAGCGTTTGCGATGCTCTTTTTCATCTCAGCTTTGGCCTATTATTATCAGCAATGGCTTTTGGATTTGCCGGAAAACTTCCCGACAGCAGTGATTACTGGATTCGCATTCGGTCTCTTTGCGAGCTATAGCCCTGTACGAACGTTGCTCAAAGAGCCGGACTTAGTTTTCCTTTTGCCGGCTGAATTTCAATTAAATGATTACTTCAAAAGGTGTTTGTATTATAGTTTTATTGTCCAACTCTATGTTGTTTTTCTTATTGCGGCAGCTTTAGGTCCATTGTATTTTGCCACTTTTCCCGAATTGGGGACAGAGTATTATTTAATGATGATTGGCGTCGTCTTAATCATAAAAGGATGGAACATGCTTTCCAACTGGTGGATGTTAAAGGAACGTAATCCCAGAATAAGATGGACCGATCAAATAGTAAAAGCTGTCTTAAATGTTGTGATCTTTTATTTTCTATCAAAGGGCGAATGGGTTTTTGCAAGTATTGTCACCGTCCTCTTAGTAGTGGTAGTACTTTATACGTACACACTTGCCCGTCAAAAAGCTGGCCTAGCGTGGGACTTGCTTGTGGAAAAAGATCAACAGCGCATGAGGACATTTTATCGGATCGCAAATATGTTTACCAATGTACCTCATCTGAAAAACACGGTAAAGAAGCGCCATACATTGGTGCGGGCTTTAGTCTCTCAAATTCCTTATCGACAGGACCGAACCTATACGTACCTGTTTAGAATCACTTTTACACGAAGCAGTGACTATTTAGGGATGTATTTTCGCTTGGTGATCATTGGTGGTCTAGCTATATGGTTTGTGCCAAATGTGTGGGTAAAAATCGCATTTGCGATTCTCTTCTTATACTTAAGCGCATTTCAGATGATGACCTTATGGAATCACCACCGTACAATTGTATGGCTAGACTTGTATCCAGTACGGCAGGAGTGGAAACAGCAGGCTTTGCTTCAATGGCTAAGGCAACTGATGTTGTTTCAGACTTTCCTATTCGGCTTATTATTTTTGCTGCAATGGAATCCACTGGGGCTTGCTATCGTTTGGGCAGGAGGCAGTTTGTTCAGCTTTGCCTTTATTAACGCTTATGTGAAGCCTAGATTAAGTTAA